The Mesorhizobium sp. B2-8-5 genome segment GGATGGCGCCGGCGATGTTGATGCCGGTCGAGCCGCCGACGCAGAGCCCCTCTTCCTGGATCAGGTCGAAGATGATCGGCAACGCTTCCTCGTCCGGGATCTGGTAGGAGAAATCCGGCGTGAAATCTTCCAGATTGGCGGTGACGCGGCCCTGCCCGATACCTTCGGTGATCGAGCTGCCATCGGATTTCAGTTCGCCGCTGGTGTAGAAGCTGTAGAGCGCGGCGCCCAGCGGATCGGCGAGCGCGATCTTGACGTCCTTGCTCTTGCCCTTGAGCCCGAGCGCGACACCGGCGAGCGTGCCGCCGGAGCCGACGGCCGAGACGAAGCCATCGATCTTGCCGTTGGTCTGAGCCCAGATTTCCTGCGCGGTCGTGCGGATATGGCCGTCGCGGTTGGCGACATTGTCGAACTGGTTGGCCCAGATCGCACCGTTCGGCTCCGAGCGCGCCAGTTGCTCGGCAAGGCGGCCCGACAGCCTCACGTAATTGTTGGGGTTCTTGTAGGGGACCGCCGGCACTTCGATCAGTTCGGCGCCAAGCAGCTTGATCGTGTCCTTCTTCTCCTGGCTCTGCGTGTCGGGGATGACGATCACGGTGCGATAGCCGAGCGCCTTGGCGACCAGCGTCAAGCCGATGCCGGTGTTGCCGGCAGTGCCTTCGACGATAAGCCCGCCGGGCTTCAGGAGCCCACGCTGTTCGGCATCGCGGATGATGAACAGGCCGGCCCGATCCTTCACCGATTGCCCCGGATTCATGAACTCGGCCTTGCCGAGGATCTCGCAACCGGTCGCTTCCGAGGCTTTGTTGAGCCGGATCAGGGGCGTGTTGCCGATCGCTTCGATCACAGAACGGGGCATGCGGGATTCCTTCATGTGTGCGGCGAGACCCTAAAAACCGGAAGCCGCGGTTTCAAGGCAAGATTTTGCCTGGTCCAGTCGCATTCCGGATGGTGCAATGCTCGCGATCATTTCAACGTCATGCGCAAAACCGCTCTTTTCAACCGATTTCTCCGCCGCTAGAGCAAACCGGAACATTCGCAGGACATCCCATGGCACTCTACCGGGCCAATCCGAAAGACGGTGTCGCCTGGATCACGGGCGGCAGCAGCGGCCTTGGCCGGGCGTTGGCCAAGGATCTCGCCAATCAAGGCTATGCCGTCGCGGTGACGTCGCTGCCGGAAGATCCAGCCGACACGCTGATCGTCGAAACGGCGCAGATGTCCGGACATGTGAAGTCCTTTCCCTGTGACGTGACCGACGAGCAGGGCATGGCGCGCGCGGCCGCCGCGATCGAAGAACAGATGGGGCCGATCGTGCTTGCCGTCTTCAACGCCGGCAACTATATCGCCACACCCGGCGAGAACCTGGTGGTGCGCGATTTCCATCGCTCTTTCGCCGTGAACTATTTCGGCATCGTCAACGGCGTGGTGCCGGTCGTCGAGCATATGCGCGTACGCGGACGCGGCCATGTCGTCCTGGTCGGATCGGTCACCGCCTATTGCGGCTGGCCGACCACGGCGGCCTATGGCGGCACCAAGGCCGCGATCAACATCCTGGCGGAGTCGCTGAAATACGACTTCGACAAGATGAACATCCGCGTTCAGGTCATCAATCCGGGATTCGTCGACACGCCGCTGACCGAAAAGAACAAGCTGCCGATGCCGGGCCTCATGCCTGTGCATCGCGCGTCACGCCGCATGGCGCGCGGCATCAGGAAGGGCGGCTTCGAAGTCACCTTCCCGTACCACGTAAGCTTGCCCCTGAAACTGCTCAGCCTGCTGCCGCGGCCGATCTGCCGGTTCGTCATTGGTCTCACCACCCACTGGTGGGGGCGGCCATTGCATTTCGACCGCAGGCTGCCCGGCAAAAAAGATCCGCCCGGCGACAAGGCGACATAAGCCGGCGAAACGGCAATTGCCTGCCGGCGGGGACGGCCATAGGTTGAGAATCATTGCTTGGAGACTGTAATGGGGCGGCGGATCGTGCTTGCAGTGTTTGGCCTTGCAGTCGTCCTGGTCGCCGGTTTCGTCCTTGGCCCACGCGTGTCGGTCGATACGACGATCCGTTTCAATCCGTCGGCGATCGGCGACGATCCGCAGGCCTATCTGGCGCGTGAAGAGGCTGCCGTGCCCCACATCCGCGACGGGCTCGACAAGGAGATCATCTGGGCGAACCCGATGGTCCATGCCAAGACGCCCTTGGCCATCGTCTATATCCATGGCTTTTCCGCCTCGAAGGGCGAGGTCCGCCCCTTGCCGGACGACATTGCGGATGAACTGGACGCCAACCTCTTCTACACGCGCCTGACCGGTCACGGTCAGGACGGCGCGGCAATGGCGCAAGGCAGCGTCAATGCCTGGATCAACGACTATGAGGAGGCGTTGGCCATCGGCCGCGCCATCGGCGACAAGGTGATCGTCATCGGGACCTCGACCGGCGGCTCGCTCGCGGCGTGGGCCGCAACGCAGCCGGGCGCTTCGGACGATGTCGCCGCGATCGCGTTCATATCGCCCAACTTCGGCGTCAAGGCCTCCGGCGCCGAGTTGCTGACCATGCCCTGGGGCGGGCAACTCGCCGATCTCGTTGGCGGCAAGGAGCGCAGTTTCCCCCCGCGCAACGCGCTCCACGAAAAATTCTGGACCACCAGATATCCGATGAAGGCGGTGCTGCCGATGGCCGCG includes the following:
- a CDS encoding cysteine synthase A; this translates as MPRSVIEAIGNTPLIRLNKASEATGCEILGKAEFMNPGQSVKDRAGLFIIRDAEQRGLLKPGGLIVEGTAGNTGIGLTLVAKALGYRTVIVIPDTQSQEKKDTIKLLGAELIEVPAVPYKNPNNYVRLSGRLAEQLARSEPNGAIWANQFDNVANRDGHIRTTAQEIWAQTNGKIDGFVSAVGSGGTLAGVALGLKGKSKDVKIALADPLGAALYSFYTSGELKSDGSSITEGIGQGRVTANLEDFTPDFSYQIPDEEALPIIFDLIQEEGLCVGGSTGINIAGAIRLARELGPGHTIVTILADYGTRYQSKLFNPEFLRGKNLPVPGWMEEKTDISVPFEKVA
- a CDS encoding SDR family NAD(P)-dependent oxidoreductase; the encoded protein is MALYRANPKDGVAWITGGSSGLGRALAKDLANQGYAVAVTSLPEDPADTLIVETAQMSGHVKSFPCDVTDEQGMARAAAAIEEQMGPIVLAVFNAGNYIATPGENLVVRDFHRSFAVNYFGIVNGVVPVVEHMRVRGRGHVVLVGSVTAYCGWPTTAAYGGTKAAINILAESLKYDFDKMNIRVQVINPGFVDTPLTEKNKLPMPGLMPVHRASRRMARGIRKGGFEVTFPYHVSLPLKLLSLLPRPICRFVIGLTTHWWGRPLHFDRRLPGKKDPPGDKAT
- a CDS encoding alpha/beta hydrolase produces the protein MGRRIVLAVFGLAVVLVAGFVLGPRVSVDTTIRFNPSAIGDDPQAYLAREEAAVPHIRDGLDKEIIWANPMVHAKTPLAIVYIHGFSASKGEVRPLPDDIADELDANLFYTRLTGHGQDGAAMAQGSVNAWINDYEEALAIGRAIGDKVIVIGTSTGGSLAAWAATQPGASDDVAAIAFISPNFGVKASGAELLTMPWGGQLADLVGGKERSFPPRNALHEKFWTTRYPMKAVLPMAALTELAYGAPVEKATIPALFIFSYSDKVVRPDRTREIAGRWGAQHELVPVDDTGDPDNHVIAGDVLSPQTTAFLTQRIVVWVKALMQQQSGQ